From the genome of Desmodus rotundus isolate HL8 chromosome 2, HLdesRot8A.1, whole genome shotgun sequence, one region includes:
- the MAP6D1 gene encoding MAP6 domain-containing protein 1 isoform X2: MAWPCISRLCCLARRWNQLDRSDVAVPLTLHNYSDLESEEPRASGVASRTGASPAGIRDPGRDVPLTQYQRDFGAWPAPARPRDATQGRRPGAGGRRGKSPASPVRGIYVLPISDADAPAAATTSYRQEFQAWTGVKPSRSTKAKPTTVITTHSSGWDGSPGASFQVSQKLVLQGA; this comes from the exons ATGGCGTGGCCCTGCATCAGCCGCCTCTGCTGCCTGGCGCGGCGCTGGAACCAGCTCGACCGCTCGGACGTGGCGGTGCCTCTGACCCTGCACAACTACTCAGACCTCGAGAGCGAGGAGCCGCGCGCGAGCGGTGTCGCCTCGCGCACCGGCGCGTCCCCCGCAGGCATCCGGGACCCCGGCCGGGACGTGCCGCTCACTCAGTACCAGCGGGACTTCGGCGCCTGGCCCGCACCCGCCAGGCCCAGAGATGCGACCCAGGGGCGCAGGCCGGGGGCGGGCGGCCGCAGGGGCAAGTCCCCCGCCTCCCCTGTCCGGGGGATCTACGTGCTCCCCATCAGCGATGCGGACGCCCCTGCAGCAGCGACCACGTCGTACAG ACAGGAATTCCAGGCCTGGACTGGGGTGAAGCCGTCAAGATCCACAAAGGCAAAACCCACCACGGTTATCACAACCCACAGCTCCGGATGGGacggcagccctggggccagctTCCAGGTCAGCCAGAAGCTGGTGCtgcagg GTGCCTGA
- the MAP6D1 gene encoding MAP6 domain-containing protein 1 isoform X1, whose product MAWPCISRLCCLARRWNQLDRSDVAVPLTLHNYSDLESEEPRASGVASRTGASPAGIRDPGRDVPLTQYQRDFGAWPAPARPRDATQGRRPGAGGRRGKSPASPVRGIYVLPISDADAPAAATTSYRQEFQAWTGVKPSRSTKAKPTTVITTHSSGWDGSPGASFQVPEARKKFAPNPSAIFQASAPRILHV is encoded by the exons ATGGCGTGGCCCTGCATCAGCCGCCTCTGCTGCCTGGCGCGGCGCTGGAACCAGCTCGACCGCTCGGACGTGGCGGTGCCTCTGACCCTGCACAACTACTCAGACCTCGAGAGCGAGGAGCCGCGCGCGAGCGGTGTCGCCTCGCGCACCGGCGCGTCCCCCGCAGGCATCCGGGACCCCGGCCGGGACGTGCCGCTCACTCAGTACCAGCGGGACTTCGGCGCCTGGCCCGCACCCGCCAGGCCCAGAGATGCGACCCAGGGGCGCAGGCCGGGGGCGGGCGGCCGCAGGGGCAAGTCCCCCGCCTCCCCTGTCCGGGGGATCTACGTGCTCCCCATCAGCGATGCGGACGCCCCTGCAGCAGCGACCACGTCGTACAG ACAGGAATTCCAGGCCTGGACTGGGGTGAAGCCGTCAAGATCCACAAAGGCAAAACCCACCACGGTTATCACAACCCACAGCTCCGGATGGGacggcagccctggggccagctTCCAG GTGCCTGAGGCAAGGAAGAAGTTCGCTCCTAACCCCTCAGCCATTTTTCAGGCTTCAGCTCCCCGGATCCTCCACGTGTGA